A part of Liolophura sinensis isolate JHLJ2023 chromosome 1, CUHK_Ljap_v2, whole genome shotgun sequence genomic DNA contains:
- the LOC135478349 gene encoding protein Son-like isoform X2 — MEGNELKKIPLTEMKTDYDRSTKTLHELKKEPNESSGSSATVSSDNGKEGRVHVPSAETSKGDYSDRAKHSELLHIGESIKERIKAEMKASVIKGPRSQEDERTRSDIVDEMFRDFLAEKMELVEKEYVRKRKLDDSTKTTSVSEETACQKKSKRDSDSLVRDTKHKLKESKSKSSQSKRTSKSVSSVDDQNAGVDLPSEAKVHVRAMTMALRNLAETDPFETASSGTEKYAPVATTAAVPSTVQPAHQTVGSGLTEGKKPVLPLKISSASASRILSGETTVPEANRKKQLEEGEVMSSGTDDTTDDDSDEGEDANGKNDKDGEPSETGSISDSDAEKTSTSKPKKKKKKHKHKHKHKKKKKKSSKSSKTKKKKSARSRSRSLSPRIRKHSRTRSPSPGRYRDRSPLMSDSKWVAETGKPIGLLSRSYRERHGLSDSKCSRRETRERSRGRDRHDDDVREKRRDSELQIDKAKLRKIAIANAVSMMKTGGSGQASLGSDTLVKLKAGGKSVEELTDYCKKISDRDRERQLHRLQNADDSLSDSSEDYEGGAKSEEEDFTVHHPFTVKEAPNIVMNIRNSKQLPTLTPQEKVTESAKLRLTFPVSSGSQHRAKESEWVPVEKTTAAAATTTTAVITTITKPSTASVPQTITQTTDSVTPAATTTTITTAAEAAVEVATVTAQDKVFPDPPKMPMDIGRIVSERLAAVRRLQQNPNDVQAISQMHTAQKKASLWAESKVLPGQFMGSTGATIMSQQELMGPDKKRQAWARKIRFVVELVCQLYDLYQLHPFSACQTSDKHFLRSS; from the exons ATGGAGGGTAATGAATTAAAAAAGATTCCATTGACTGAGATGAAAACTGACTATGACAGATCTACCAAAACACTCCATGAGTTAAAAAAAGAACCAAATGAGAGCTCTGGTAGCAGTGCAACTGTAAGCTCAGACAATGGCAAGGAAGgccgtgtacatgtaccttcagctGAAACAAGTAAGGGAGACTACTCAGACAGGGCGAAGCACAGTGAACTGCTGCATATAGGGGAGTCCATTAAAGAGCGAATTAAAGCAGAAATGAAGGCATCAGTAATTAAAGGCCCAAGGTCTCAGGAAGATGAGCGGACAAGGTCAGATATAGTGGATGAAATGTTTCGAGACTTCCTGGCTGAGAAGATGGAACTTGTTGAGAAAGAATATGTGCGAAAGCGCAAGTTGGATGACTCAACCAAAACCACCTCCGTATCTGAGGAAACTGCCTGTCAGAAGAAGTCCAAAAGAGACAGTGATTCTTTAGTTAGAGATACCAAGCACAAACTGAAAGAATCAAAATCAAAGTCTTCCCAGTCTAAAAGAACGTCAAAATCCGTTTCCTCTGTAGATGATCAAAATGCAGGTGTAGATCTCCCATCTGAGGCCAAAGTTCATGTGAGAGCTATGACAATGGCTTTGAGAAATTTAGCTGAAACTGACCCATTTGAAACTGCATCTTCAGGCACAGAGAAATATGCACCTGTTGCAACTACAGCAGCAGTGCCTTCTACTGTACAACCAGCTCACCAAACTGTAGGCTCAGGTCTCACAGAGGGAAAGAAACCGGTATTACCTTTGAAAATATCGTCAGCTAGTGCCAGTCGTATAttatcaggggagacaactgtacCAGAGGCGAATAGAAAGAAGCAGCTTGAAGAAG GAGAGGTTATGTCCTCGGGGACTGATGACACAACTGATGATGACAGTGACGAAGGAGAGGATGCTAATGGTAAAAATGATAAGGATGGTGAACCATCTGAAACAGGCAGTATTAGTGACTCTGACGCAGAGAAAACTAGCACATCCAAGcctaaaaaaaagaagaagaaacacaaacataaacacaagcataagaagaagaagaaaaagagcaGCAAGAGTTCAAAGACCAAGAAAAAGAAGTCAGCCAGATCCAG ATCTCGATCCTTGTCACCCAGAATTCGTAAACATTCCCGCACCCGTTCCCCCTCCCCTGGGCGTTACCGGGATCGCTCTCCCCTCATGTCAGATAGTAAGTGGGTGGCAGAGACGGGGAAGCCTATTGGTCTTCTGTCAAGGTcctacag GGAGCGTCACGGTTTGTCAGACAGTAAGTGTTCAAGACGAGAGACGAGGGAGAGAAGTCGAGGACGGGACAGACATGATGATGATGTCAGGGAGAAGAGACGAGATTCTGAACTGCAGATTGACAAGGCTAAATTACGAAAGATTGCCAT AGCTAATGCAGTCAGTATGATGAAGACTGGTGGCTCAGGCCAAGCCAGTCTGGGGTCTGATACTCTAGTCAAGCTGAAGGCAGGAGGCAAGTCTGTAGAGGAACTTACAG ACTACTGCAAGAAAATCAGTGATCGTGACCGAGAGCGCCAGCTACATCGACTTCAGAATGCAGACGACTCTTTGTCAGACTCCTCCGAGGATTATGAGGGCGGGGCCAAGTCTGAGGAGGAGGACTTCACTGTCCATCATCCCTTCACTGTCAAGGAGGCCCCAAATATTGTTATGAACATCAGG aatTCCAAGCAGTTGCCAACTTTGACTCCTCAAGAGAAAGTGACAGAGTCTGCCAAGCTGCGGCTGACCTTTCCCGTATCCAGTGGGAGTCAGCACCGTGCCAAGGAGTCTGAGTGGGTGCCCGTTGAGAAAACAACAGCTGCTGCAGCTACAACCACCACCGCCGTCATCACCACCATCACCAAACCCTCAACAGCCAGTGTTCCACAAACCATCACACAGACCACTGACTCAGTGACAcctgctgcaacaacaacaaccatcaCCACGGCAGCAGAGGCAGCTGTGGAGGTTGCCACGGTGACAGCCCAAGATAAAGTCTTCCCAGATCCTCCAAAGATG CCAATGGACATTGGAAGGATTGTGTCAGAGCGCCTGGCTGCTGTGCGCCGCCTACAACAAAACCCAAACGATGTTCAGGCAATTAGCCAGATGCACACTGCTCAGAAAAAG GCGAGCCTATGGGCAGAGTCTAAAGTGTTACCAGGCCAGTTCATGGGCAGTACAGGGGCTACGATCATGTCTCAGCAGGAGTTGATGGGGCCAGACAAAAAACGGCAGGCATGGGCCAGAAAG